In Arachis stenosperma cultivar V10309 chromosome 1, arast.V10309.gnm1.PFL2, whole genome shotgun sequence, one DNA window encodes the following:
- the LOC130942503 gene encoding UDP-D-xylose:L-fucose alpha-1,3-D-xylosyltransferase MGP4-like, producing the protein MSMFLHQRSLHNAFSNPFAAPPPSSANSKRPISIFTPTTLLVLLCLVMVVGVFSPWVNIPHGIFSVSKPAVSKWNSYTLDQALSFVGKNGTVIVCIVSQPYLPFLNNWLISITRQNRQGMVLVIAEDYASLYKVNERWPGHAVLIPPVLDAESAHKFGSKGFFNFTARRPSHLLKILQLGYSVMYNDVDMVWLGDPLLQLEGSHDVYFTDDMIPIKPLNHSHALPPPGKKGRPYICSCMIFLRPTDGAKLVLRKWIEELQNQPWSRTQKSNDQPAFNWALMKTAKEVDLYLLPQAAFPTGGLYFKNKTWVKETKGKHVIIHNNYIVGFEKKIKRFRDYGLWLVDDHADESPLGRI; encoded by the exons ATGTCAATGTTTCTGCATCAAAGAAGCTTGCACAATGCCTTTTCGAACCCATTTGCCGCTCCACCACCTTCCTCGGCCAATTCCAAGAGACCCATCTCCATCTTCACCCCAACAACACTCTTGGTGCTCCTTTGCCTCGTCATGGTGGTGGGTGTCTTCAGCCCCTGGGTCAATATCCCCCATGGAATCTTCTCAGTTTCCAAGCCTGCTGTTTCAAAGTGGAACTCATACACATTGGACCAAGCTCTCTCCTTTGTGGGCAAAAATGGAACTGTCATAGTTTGCATTGTGAGTCAGCCTTACTTGCCGTTTCTCAACAACTGGTTGATCAGTATCACAAGGCAGAACCGCCAGGGTATGGTTCTTGTCATTGCTGAGGACTATGCTTCACTCTATAAGGTTAATGAGCGTTGGCCTGGTCATGCTGTTCTTATTCCACCTGTGCTTGATGCTGAATCTGCTCATAAGTTTGGATCTAAG GGTTTTTTCAACTTCACGGCCAGAAGGCCTAGCCATCTTCTGAAGATTTTACAGCTCGGATATAGTGTAATGTACAATGATGTTGATATGGTCTGGTTGGGGGATCCATTGCTTCAGTTAGAAGGGAGTCATGATGTGTACTTTACAGATGATATGATTCCG ATCAAACCATTAAACCATTCTCATGCTTTACCGCCACCAGGAAAAAAGGGCCGCCCTTACATATGCAGTTGCATGATTTTCCTTCGCCCTACAGACGGAGCAAAGCTAGTCTTGAGAAAGTGGATCGAGGAACTTCAGAATCAACCATGGTCTAGAACCCAGAAATCAAATGATCAACCTGCTTTTAACTGGGCTTTGATGAAGACAGCTAAAGAG GTGGATTTATACTTGTTGCCGCAGGCAGCTTTTCCTACAGGTGGGTTATATTTCAAGAACAAGACATGGGTTAAGGAAACTAAAGGAAAGCATGTGATCATTCACAATAACTATATAGTAGGTTTTGAGAAGAAGATAAAGCGATTTCGCGACTATGGCCTCTGGTTGGTGGATGATCATGCTGACGAATCCCCGCTTGGTAGAATATGA